The Acidimicrobiales bacterium genome includes a region encoding these proteins:
- a CDS encoding ferritin-like domain-containing protein has translation MTLTADHNDLEAILAITNRDVDEIVHAVQDDADALFTWDYEKGARPALDKLYEKAKTSQWNGSTDLPWETDVDPQRVCAEMMRSDYRSQYVRRLTNTPGSPVAHWGDKEIESYAIETTNHRVSQFLHGEQGALLCTAKIVETVPWIDAKYYAATQVMDEARHVEVFGRYLDTKLDGHYPINAHLRILLDEIINDSRWDMTYLGMQIMVEGLALAAFGFMHQMTTEPLLKQLLRYVMSDEARHVAFGVLSLKEYYDDLTTAEIEERQDFAFEAAVRMRDRFLQQEVWDRLGIEPRQMIPLLLSQAPEENEFQKKLFSKIVPNCKKLGLLDAGDGKLRKQFTEIGVIEYENFIDTSDEYEQLDLVAQDRSEASA, from the coding sequence ATGACGCTGACTGCTGACCACAACGATCTCGAGGCGATCCTCGCCATCACCAACCGCGACGTTGACGAAATCGTCCACGCGGTGCAAGACGACGCCGACGCCCTGTTCACCTGGGACTACGAGAAGGGCGCGCGCCCCGCGCTCGACAAGCTCTACGAGAAGGCCAAGACCTCGCAGTGGAACGGCTCCACCGACCTGCCGTGGGAGACCGACGTCGACCCGCAGCGTGTGTGCGCCGAGATGATGCGCAGCGACTACCGCAGCCAGTACGTACGCCGGCTGACGAACACGCCGGGATCACCCGTCGCCCACTGGGGCGACAAGGAGATCGAGTCCTACGCCATCGAGACCACCAACCACCGCGTGAGCCAGTTCCTCCACGGCGAGCAGGGCGCGCTCCTGTGCACCGCCAAGATCGTGGAGACCGTCCCGTGGATCGACGCCAAGTACTACGCCGCCACCCAGGTGATGGACGAGGCGCGGCACGTCGAAGTGTTCGGGCGTTACCTCGACACCAAGCTCGACGGGCACTACCCGATCAACGCCCACCTGCGGATCCTGCTCGACGAGATCATCAACGACAGCCGCTGGGACATGACCTACCTGGGCATGCAGATCATGGTGGAGGGCCTGGCGCTGGCCGCCTTCGGCTTCATGCACCAGATGACGACCGAGCCGCTGCTCAAGCAGCTGCTGCGCTACGTGATGAGCGACGAGGCGCGCCACGTTGCCTTCGGCGTGCTGTCGCTCAAGGAGTATTACGACGACTTGACGACGGCCGAGATCGAGGAGCGCCAGGACTTCGCCTTCGAAGCCGCGGTGCGCATGCGCGACCGCTTCCTGCAGCAAGAAGTGTGGGACCGCCTCGGCATCGAACCGCGCCAGATGATCCCGCTGCTGCTGTCGCAGGCGCCCGAGGAAAACGAGTTCCAGAAGAAGCTGTTCTCCAAGATCGTGCCCAACTGCAAGAAGCTCGGCCTGCTCGACGCCGGCGACGGCAAGCTGCGCAAGCAGTTCACCGAGATCGGCGTCATCGAGTACGAGAACTTCATCGACACGTCCGACGAGTACGAACAGCTCGACCTCGTCGCGCAGGACCGCTCGGAGGCATCGGCGTGA
- a CDS encoding SDR family NAD(P)-dependent oxidoreductase, with amino-acid sequence MNLSGKRIVVTGASRGIGERIARKAAAAGAQVALVARSREALEKLAADLGGDAYAADLSDAAGRAGLIARIDADGPIDVLVNNAGVDHAGRLVDVDAAALNSLFELNLHAPIELCRQVLPSMLERRAGHIVNMSSIAGTVGAPGLTLYTASKAGLSHFTACLRAEIKGCGIGTTLVEFGPAATDMMDSLRGYGPTARSVRRFEQLKLLVELDPDVVAAAVVSAIQHDRRHVRLPKRAALFPMLAEMPRRMTELLLAGVDHHSA; translated from the coding sequence GTGAACCTTTCGGGCAAGCGCATCGTGGTGACCGGCGCGTCGCGCGGCATCGGCGAACGCATCGCGCGTAAGGCGGCCGCCGCCGGCGCGCAGGTGGCGCTCGTCGCGCGCTCCCGCGAAGCGTTGGAGAAGCTGGCGGCGGATCTCGGTGGCGACGCGTATGCGGCGGACCTGTCCGACGCCGCCGGACGCGCCGGCCTCATCGCCCGTATCGACGCCGACGGGCCGATCGACGTGCTCGTGAACAACGCGGGAGTCGACCACGCCGGCCGGCTGGTCGACGTCGACGCCGCCGCGCTCAACTCGCTGTTCGAGCTGAACCTGCACGCACCGATAGAGCTGTGCCGGCAGGTGCTGCCGTCGATGCTCGAACGGCGGGCGGGCCACATCGTCAACATGTCGTCGATCGCCGGCACGGTCGGCGCACCCGGCCTGACGCTGTACACCGCGTCGAAAGCGGGGCTCTCGCACTTCACCGCCTGCCTGCGCGCCGAGATCAAGGGCTGCGGGATCGGCACGACCCTCGTCGAGTTCGGACCGGCGGCGACCGACATGATGGATTCGCTCCGGGGATACGGGCCTACGGCGCGCAGCGTCCGCCGCTTCGAGCAACTCAAGCTGCTCGTCGAGCTGGACCCCGACGTCGTCGCCGCCGCGGTTGTGTCCGCCATCCAGCACGACCGCCGCCACGTGCGCCTGCCCAAGAGGGCCGCGCTGTTCCCGATGCTGGCCGAGATGCCGCGTCGGATGACCGAGCTACTACTCGCCGGCGTTGACCACCACAGCGCCTGA
- a CDS encoding acyl-CoA dehydrogenase family protein has translation MWTDNWFNLYLRSFSGTIAGGTSQIQRNIIAERVLGLPRS, from the coding sequence GTGTGGACCGACAACTGGTTCAACCTCTACCTGCGGTCCTTCAGCGGCACCATCGCCGGGGGCACCTCACAGATCCAGCGCAACATCATCGCCGAGCGCGTGCTCGGCCTCCCGCGCAGCTGA